Proteins from a genomic interval of Gordonia sp. SL306:
- the hisD gene encoding histidinol dehydrogenase: MLARTDLRGATPTLAELRRALPRGGTDVNAVLDTVAPVVHEIAERGVDAALEFGARFDGVKPASVRVPAAVIADALARLDPTVADALRESITRARKVHADQRRETSRTQVVDGGVVSEKWIPVRRVGLYVPGGNAVYPSSVIMNVVPAQEAGVGSLVIASPPQKDFGGWPHPTILAACALLDVEEVWAVGGAQGVALLTYGGTDTDAADDPGAVLDPVDLITGPGNIYVTAAKRLCRGVVGIDSEAGPTEIAILADDSADAGILASDLISQAEHDVLAASVLVTDSADLADAVDTALDAQVATTKHRERVTTALTGKQSGIVLVDDLEAGLAVVDAYAAEHLEIQTRDAAAVADRVHNAGAIFVGPYAPVSLGDYCAGSNHVLPTSGSARFASGLSVQTFLKGVHVIDYDEAALRDVADQVVTLAEAEDLPGHGDAVKQRFAGGGR; this comes from the coding sequence ATGCTCGCCCGAACCGACCTGCGCGGTGCCACCCCGACGCTCGCCGAATTGCGTCGTGCGCTGCCGCGCGGGGGCACCGACGTCAATGCCGTCCTCGACACGGTGGCGCCGGTGGTTCACGAGATCGCCGAACGCGGGGTCGACGCCGCCCTTGAGTTCGGCGCCAGGTTCGACGGTGTGAAGCCGGCCTCGGTCCGTGTCCCCGCCGCGGTGATCGCCGACGCACTGGCGCGACTCGACCCGACGGTCGCCGACGCACTGCGCGAATCGATCACCCGGGCCCGCAAGGTCCACGCCGATCAGCGTCGCGAGACCTCCCGCACGCAGGTGGTCGACGGCGGGGTGGTCAGCGAGAAGTGGATCCCGGTGCGGCGCGTCGGCCTGTACGTGCCCGGCGGCAACGCGGTCTACCCGTCGTCGGTGATCATGAACGTGGTGCCCGCCCAGGAGGCGGGTGTCGGTTCGCTGGTGATCGCCTCGCCGCCGCAGAAAGACTTCGGCGGATGGCCGCACCCGACCATCCTCGCCGCGTGTGCGCTGCTCGACGTCGAGGAGGTGTGGGCGGTCGGCGGTGCACAGGGCGTGGCCCTGCTCACCTACGGCGGGACCGACACCGACGCAGCCGACGACCCGGGCGCCGTCCTGGACCCGGTCGACCTCATCACCGGACCGGGCAACATCTACGTGACCGCCGCCAAGCGACTCTGTCGCGGCGTCGTCGGCATCGACTCCGAGGCCGGACCGACCGAGATCGCCATTCTCGCCGACGACAGCGCCGACGCGGGCATCCTGGCGTCCGACCTGATCAGTCAGGCCGAGCACGACGTCCTCGCTGCCTCGGTGCTCGTGACCGACAGCGCCGATCTCGCCGACGCCGTGGACACCGCACTCGATGCGCAGGTCGCGACCACCAAGCATCGCGAGCGCGTGACCACCGCCCTGACCGGCAAGCAGTCCGGCATCGTGCTGGTGGACGATCTCGAGGCCGGTCTGGCCGTAGTCGACGCGTACGCCGCCGAGCACCTCGAGATCCAGACCCGCGACGCGGCGGCGGTCGCCGACCGTGTGCACAACGCCGGCGCGATCTTTGTCGGCCCCTATGCGCCGGTCAGTCTGGGCGACTACTGCGCCGGGTCCAATCACGTTCTCCCGACGTCGGGTTCGGCACGGTTCGCCTCGGGCCTCTCGGTACAGACCTTCCTCAAGGGCGTGCACGTCATCGACTACGACGAGGCCGCCCTGCGTGACGTCGCGGATCAGGTGGTGACCCTCGCCGAGGCG
- the nadC gene encoding carboxylating nicotinate-nucleotide diphosphorylase encodes MSEAFVGQVRAAADLDLTITDEVRALIRTALDEDLRHGPDVTTSATVPDDARTDAAVVSRADGVIAGVPVVLAVFDEVIGAGAYEVTAAVPDGATVGPGDVVLRVHAPTGALLTAERTALNLVSHLSGIATATARWVAAVEGTDAKVRDSRKTLPGMRYLQKYAVRAGGGVNHRMGLGDAALIKDNHVVAAGSVSAALSAVRAAAPDLPVEVEVDSLAQLDEVLPLEPQLVLLDNFALWETQMAVQRRNTRSPHTKLESSGGLSLDMAGDYARTGVDYLAVGALTHSVTVLDLGLDIPAP; translated from the coding sequence GTGAGTGAGGCATTCGTCGGTCAGGTCCGGGCCGCTGCGGACCTGGACCTGACCATCACCGACGAGGTCCGGGCGTTGATCAGGACCGCTCTCGACGAGGACCTGCGCCACGGCCCCGACGTGACGACATCGGCGACCGTCCCCGACGACGCCCGGACCGACGCGGCCGTCGTCAGCAGGGCCGACGGCGTGATCGCGGGGGTCCCGGTGGTCCTCGCGGTGTTCGACGAGGTGATCGGTGCAGGTGCCTACGAGGTGACGGCCGCCGTGCCCGACGGTGCCACGGTTGGCCCCGGCGACGTGGTGCTCCGCGTGCATGCGCCCACCGGCGCACTCCTCACCGCCGAGCGGACGGCGCTCAATCTGGTGTCGCACCTCTCCGGCATCGCCACCGCGACGGCCCGCTGGGTGGCGGCGGTCGAGGGCACCGACGCCAAGGTGCGCGATTCGCGGAAGACGTTGCCGGGCATGCGGTATCTGCAGAAGTACGCAGTACGCGCAGGCGGCGGCGTCAATCACCGGATGGGCCTCGGCGATGCCGCGCTCATCAAGGACAACCATGTGGTCGCCGCCGGCTCGGTGAGCGCGGCGTTGAGCGCGGTGCGGGCGGCGGCCCCCGACCTCCCCGTCGAGGTGGAGGTCGACTCACTGGCGCAACTCGACGAAGTGCTGCCGCTGGAACCGCAGCTGGTGCTGCTCGACAACTTCGCGCTGTGGGAGACACAGATGGCGGTGCAGCGTCGCAACACGCGGTCGCCGCACACGAAACTCGAGAGTTCCGGTGGGCTCTCGCTCGACATGGCCGGCGACTATGCACGCACCGGTGTCGACTATCTCGCCGTGGGTGCGCTGACCCATTCGGTCACCGTGCTCGACCTCGGGCTCGACATCCCCGCTCCCTGA
- the nadA gene encoding quinolinate synthase NadA: MSITSDRPAAAPGVASVDLGLMDAVWTDGPGGYTGVEPTPEWADEVRRLARARNATLLAHNYQLPAIQDVADHVGDSLALSRIAAEVDADEIIFCGVHFMAETAKILSPDKRVLIPDARAGCSLADSITADELREWKSEFPDAVVVSYVNTTAEVKGLTDICCTSSNAVDVVASIDPDRDVLFLPDQFLGAHVKRETGRDNIHIWAGECHVHAGINGDELAQQASSHPDADLFIHPECGCATSALYLAGEGFVPEDKVKILSTGGMLDAARETGAKQVLVATEIGMLHQLRKAAPTVDFQAVNDRASCPYMKMITPAALLRSLREGRDEVHVAPDVAERARKSVERMISIGNPGSGE; encoded by the coding sequence ATGAGCATCACCAGCGATCGTCCGGCCGCGGCGCCAGGAGTGGCGAGCGTCGACCTGGGGCTGATGGATGCCGTGTGGACCGACGGACCCGGTGGGTACACCGGCGTGGAGCCGACACCCGAATGGGCCGACGAGGTTCGACGGCTTGCCCGTGCCCGCAACGCGACGCTGCTCGCGCACAATTACCAGCTTCCCGCGATCCAGGATGTCGCCGATCACGTCGGCGACTCGCTGGCCTTGTCGCGGATCGCCGCCGAGGTCGACGCCGACGAGATCATCTTCTGCGGTGTGCACTTCATGGCCGAGACCGCGAAGATCCTCAGTCCCGACAAGCGGGTGCTGATCCCGGACGCCCGCGCCGGATGTTCTCTCGCGGACTCCATCACCGCCGACGAGCTGCGCGAATGGAAATCCGAGTTCCCCGATGCGGTGGTGGTCTCCTACGTGAACACGACCGCGGAGGTGAAGGGTCTCACCGACATCTGCTGCACGTCGTCGAACGCCGTGGACGTCGTCGCATCGATCGATCCCGACCGTGACGTGCTGTTCCTCCCGGACCAGTTCCTCGGGGCGCACGTGAAGCGGGAGACCGGCCGCGACAACATCCACATCTGGGCGGGCGAATGCCACGTCCACGCCGGGATCAACGGCGACGAACTGGCCCAGCAGGCGAGTTCACACCCGGACGCCGATCTCTTCATCCATCCCGAGTGCGGGTGCGCCACGTCGGCGCTCTACCTCGCCGGTGAGGGTTTCGTGCCCGAGGACAAGGTCAAGATCCTCTCCACCGGCGGAATGCTCGATGCCGCGCGCGAGACGGGCGCCAAGCAGGTCCTGGTGGCCACCGAGATCGGCATGCTGCACCAGCTCCGCAAGGCTGCGCCGACAGTCGATTTCCAAGCCGTCAACGACCGGGCGTCGTGCCCGTACATGAAGATGATCACCCCGGCCGCGCTGCTTCGTTCGCTGCGTGAGGGCCGCGACGAGGTCCATGTCGCGCCCGACGTCGCCGAACGTGCGCGCAAGAGTGTCGAGCGGATGATCTCGATCGGGAATCCCGGTTCCGGTGAGTGA
- a CDS encoding helix-turn-helix transcriptional regulator has translation MTVSPSESISPAPVSTGPRPIPPGTGRADAAAQRREAALARLAARRMPLPGQPVAMPVTSSPAHLMPSAHSAQRTHPTDGRNGRSHMRLIASTTPIPAGTSTSLAAPPAPRPSPALRPHPENPTRRRPGLTDREIQVLRTWLLTDSKICVAEELSISIGTVNTHLTRIRAKYTAVGRTARTKAALAARAIQDGILALDDL, from the coding sequence ATGACCGTCTCCCCCTCCGAGAGCATCAGCCCTGCCCCCGTATCGACCGGCCCCCGACCGATTCCGCCTGGCACCGGCCGCGCGGATGCGGCCGCACAGCGTCGCGAAGCCGCCCTCGCCCGTCTGGCCGCCCGGCGGATGCCACTCCCCGGCCAACCCGTCGCGATGCCGGTCACATCGTCACCGGCCCACCTGATGCCCAGCGCGCACTCGGCGCAACGAACCCATCCGACCGACGGCCGGAACGGGCGTTCGCACATGCGGCTCATTGCGAGCACTACCCCGATTCCCGCCGGCACATCGACGTCCCTCGCTGCCCCGCCTGCACCGCGGCCGTCACCGGCGCTGCGTCCACATCCCGAGAACCCCACACGCAGACGACCCGGCCTCACCGACCGCGAGATCCAGGTGCTGCGCACCTGGCTGCTCACCGATTCGAAGATCTGCGTGGCGGAAGAACTCTCGATCTCGATCGGCACGGTGAACACCCACCTGACGCGCATCCGGGCCAAGTACACGGCGGTCGGACGGACGGCCCGCACGAAGGCGGCCCTGGCCGCGCGCGCCATCCAGGACGGGATTCTCGCGCTCGACGACCTCTGA
- a CDS encoding NUDIX hydrolase, whose amino-acid sequence MPPPPPSSPTGSQAPSGVRVEALTAVFQVREVGPESASSLCVLLEKAATTGTWSLPGGDVADDETLQTSARRLVADKVGIGTIAHLEQLAVFSAPLRVPGARTIASTYLGLVPSDVQASLPETAAWHGVDALPDLAFDHGDVVAAARHRLAAKLSYTNIAFALAPARFPMSELSEIYCAALGYPVDTTNLLRILSRRAVVVATGTVGKTGRSGGRPPALYAFADTRLRVTDEFATLRPPM is encoded by the coding sequence ATGCCACCGCCCCCGCCGTCGTCGCCCACCGGCTCCCAGGCACCGTCGGGCGTCCGAGTCGAGGCGCTGACCGCGGTCTTCCAGGTGCGCGAGGTCGGGCCTGAGTCGGCATCCTCACTGTGCGTCCTCCTCGAGAAGGCGGCCACCACGGGCACCTGGTCGCTGCCGGGCGGCGATGTCGCGGACGACGAGACCCTCCAGACCAGTGCGCGACGTCTCGTCGCCGACAAAGTCGGGATCGGAACCATCGCCCACCTCGAACAGCTGGCCGTGTTCTCCGCCCCCCTTCGGGTCCCCGGCGCCCGCACCATCGCATCGACCTACCTCGGACTGGTTCCGAGCGACGTGCAGGCATCGCTTCCCGAGACCGCGGCCTGGCACGGCGTCGATGCGCTCCCGGACCTCGCCTTCGACCACGGCGACGTCGTTGCCGCGGCACGGCATCGCCTGGCCGCCAAGCTCTCCTACACCAATATCGCCTTCGCGCTGGCCCCGGCGCGATTCCCGATGTCGGAGCTCTCCGAGATCTATTGTGCAGCACTGGGTTACCCGGTCGACACGACGAACCTCCTGCGCATCCTCAGCCGCCGCGCCGTGGTGGTCGCAACCGGCACGGTCGGCAAGACCGGACGGTCCGGTGGACGCCCGCCTGCCCTGTACGCGTTCGCCGACACCCGATTGCGGGTCACCGACGAGTTCGCGACCCTTCGTCCGCCGATGTGA
- the map gene encoding type I methionyl aminopeptidase — protein MIELKSPEEVAAMRVTGRFIAELLDDLAGRAQIGVNLLDLEMRARQLIEERGAVSCYWDYEPSFGRGPFRNVICLSVNDAVLHGLPHHHVLADGDVLSMDIAVAIDGWVADSARTVIVGTPRSDDERLVETTRAALVAGIAAARAGNRLGDISAAIGEICTSRGYLVNTEFGGHGLGRTMHEDPHVPNLGRAGHGMRLRPGLTLALEPWLAQRTSQIVYDPDGWTIRSADGSRTAHSEHTIAITEGDAEVLTAL, from the coding sequence GTGATCGAACTCAAGTCACCCGAAGAGGTCGCGGCGATGCGGGTGACCGGGCGGTTCATCGCGGAACTGCTCGACGACCTGGCCGGTCGTGCGCAGATCGGTGTCAACCTGCTCGACCTCGAGATGCGTGCCCGTCAGCTGATCGAGGAGCGTGGTGCCGTCTCCTGCTACTGGGACTACGAGCCGTCCTTCGGTCGCGGGCCGTTCCGTAACGTCATCTGCCTCTCGGTCAACGACGCCGTGTTGCACGGCCTGCCGCATCACCACGTACTCGCGGACGGCGACGTCCTCAGTATGGACATAGCGGTGGCGATCGACGGCTGGGTGGCCGACTCGGCGCGGACGGTGATTGTCGGGACGCCGCGCAGCGACGACGAGCGTCTCGTCGAGACGACGAGAGCAGCCCTGGTGGCCGGTATCGCCGCCGCCCGGGCGGGGAATCGCCTCGGCGACATCTCGGCCGCCATCGGCGAGATCTGCACGTCCCGCGGCTATCTCGTGAACACCGAGTTCGGCGGGCACGGGCTGGGTCGGACCATGCACGAGGACCCGCATGTGCCCAATCTCGGGCGCGCCGGGCACGGGATGCGGCTGCGGCCCGGGCTCACCCTGGCGCTGGAACCGTGGCTCGCCCAGCGCACGTCGCAGATCGTCTACGACCCCGACGGCTGGACGATCCGGTCGGCCGACGGCTCGCGTACGGCGCACAGCGAACACACGATCGCGATCACCGAGGGCGACGCCGAGGTGTTGACCGCTCTCTGA
- a CDS encoding helix-turn-helix domain-containing protein: MVRAPLTAEQIAAGRRLGALLRDRRGNRTTNEVACAAGISPETLRKIETGRLLTPSFATVVALSRVLDVSVETLATAMSGEVTAHIG, from the coding sequence ATGGTTCGTGCACCTCTGACCGCTGAGCAGATCGCCGCAGGCCGCAGGCTCGGTGCGCTGCTGCGCGACCGTCGCGGCAACCGCACGACGAATGAGGTCGCATGTGCGGCGGGGATCTCTCCGGAGACGCTGCGCAAGATCGAAACCGGCCGCCTGCTGACGCCGTCGTTCGCGACCGTCGTGGCACTCAGCCGGGTCCTGGATGTCTCGGTGGAGACGCTCGCCACGGCGATGAGTGGCGAGGTGACCGCTCACATCGGCTGA
- a CDS encoding DUF2567 domain-containing protein, producing MTDAGRRPAVGPLIAVVGAVVLLGSVVGMIWAEVTPAMSGRVVDADSALIPAGQFPEEFAGVGTFALLLFGYGVVAVVIAWFASRRWRGPLGFVAVAISTVIGSLVAAWVGTMVADWRFDDPRSSPVGSTFEVVPDLWLDGAVRGGLAGPWVLFVCAPLAASLVYLGLALASRHGDLGVGDLLDAGTEEQLRPTAQPM from the coding sequence GTGACCGACGCCGGACGTCGGCCCGCCGTCGGGCCGCTGATCGCGGTGGTCGGTGCGGTGGTTCTGCTCGGTTCGGTGGTCGGGATGATCTGGGCGGAGGTGACCCCGGCGATGTCGGGCCGGGTCGTCGACGCCGACTCGGCGCTCATTCCGGCAGGTCAGTTCCCCGAGGAGTTCGCGGGCGTCGGAACCTTCGCTCTGCTCTTGTTCGGCTATGGGGTGGTCGCGGTGGTGATCGCATGGTTCGCGAGTCGTCGGTGGCGGGGTCCGTTGGGATTCGTCGCCGTGGCGATCTCGACGGTGATCGGCTCGCTCGTCGCGGCCTGGGTCGGCACGATGGTGGCCGACTGGCGTTTCGACGATCCGAGGTCGTCGCCGGTGGGTTCGACCTTCGAGGTGGTCCCGGACCTGTGGCTCGACGGCGCCGTGCGGGGAGGGCTCGCCGGTCCATGGGTCCTGTTCGTGTGCGCGCCGCTGGCCGCCTCGCTGGTCTATCTCGGTCTCGCGCTCGCCTCGCGCCACGGTGACCTGGGCGTCGGGGACCTGCTCGACGCAGGTACCGAGGAGCAACTGCGACCCACCGCTCAGCCGATGTGA
- the bioB gene encoding biotin synthase BioB: MTQAPVVSEPTTGDILDVARAQVLDRGEPLNREQVLEVLRLPEERLTELLQLAHDVRMRWCGPEVEVEGIVSLKTGGCPEDCHFCSQSGLFASPVRSAWIDIPSLVEAAKQTAKTGATEFCIVAAVRGPDKRLLSQVAAGIEAIRNEVDIQIACSLGMLTQEQVDQLKDMGVHRYNHNLETARSHFPNVVTTHTWEERWDTLRMVRDAGMEVCCGGILGMGESLEQRAEFAADLASLEPDEVPLNFLNPRPGTPFGDLDVLPASEALRSVAAFRLALPRTILRFAGGREITLGDLGAQQGILGGINAVIVGNYLTTLGRPAEDDLDLLSDLSMPIKALNDSI; encoded by the coding sequence GTGACCCAGGCACCCGTTGTATCCGAACCGACAACCGGCGACATCCTCGACGTCGCGCGCGCACAGGTCCTCGACCGCGGGGAGCCGCTGAACCGCGAGCAGGTCCTCGAGGTGCTGCGGCTGCCGGAAGAGCGTCTGACCGAACTGCTGCAGCTGGCCCACGATGTCCGGATGCGGTGGTGTGGCCCCGAGGTCGAGGTGGAGGGCATCGTCTCGCTCAAGACCGGCGGCTGCCCTGAGGATTGCCACTTCTGTTCGCAGTCCGGCCTTTTCGCGTCGCCCGTGCGCAGCGCGTGGATCGACATACCGTCGCTCGTGGAGGCCGCCAAGCAGACCGCGAAGACCGGCGCCACCGAGTTCTGCATCGTCGCGGCGGTCCGCGGACCGGACAAGCGGCTGCTGAGTCAGGTCGCGGCCGGCATCGAGGCGATCCGCAACGAGGTCGACATTCAGATCGCCTGCAGCCTCGGCATGCTGACCCAGGAGCAGGTGGATCAGCTCAAGGACATGGGCGTCCACCGGTACAACCACAATCTGGAGACGGCCCGCAGCCACTTCCCGAATGTGGTGACGACCCACACCTGGGAGGAGCGCTGGGATACGCTGCGGATGGTCCGCGACGCCGGCATGGAGGTCTGCTGCGGCGGCATCCTCGGCATGGGGGAGAGCCTGGAGCAGCGCGCCGAGTTCGCCGCCGACCTCGCGTCGCTGGAGCCCGACGAGGTGCCGCTCAACTTCCTCAATCCGCGCCCGGGCACCCCGTTCGGCGACCTCGACGTCCTGCCGGCCTCCGAGGCGCTGCGGTCGGTCGCCGCGTTCCGTCTCGCGCTGCCCCGCACGATCCTGCGGTTCGCGGGTGGTCGCGAGATCACGCTCGGCGATCTCGGCGCCCAGCAGGGGATCCTCGGCGGCATCAACGCCGTCATCGTCGGCAACTATCTCACCACGCTGGGCCGACCGGCCGAAGACGACCTCGACCTCTTGTCGGATCTGTCGATGCCGATCAAAGCACTCAACGACAGCATCTAG
- the bioD gene encoding dethiobiotin synthase, whose product MTGQVLAVTGTSTDVGKTIVTAALVAAAADAELAAAVCKPAQTGVAPGEPGDLAVIDELAGPVSTVECARFPDPLAPDTAARRAGMAPLDPDTVSAAITAMSADHDVTFVEGAGGVLVRLADGLTLLDVAAATDAGVLIVVPPGLGALNHAELTVGAIVARGLRPAGLVVGSWPADPDLAMTCNRIDLPRVTGVPIVGVIPAGAGALDRAEFRRRAPSWIDTDWLRRECALPPTATYFSSTATEFASTATGSPPTATGSPPTATEISAAAPSAHPECPSTEGVHS is encoded by the coding sequence ATGACCGGCCAGGTCCTCGCGGTCACCGGTACGTCCACCGACGTCGGCAAGACCATCGTCACGGCAGCGCTGGTCGCGGCCGCCGCTGATGCGGAATTGGCCGCAGCCGTGTGCAAACCGGCACAGACCGGGGTCGCGCCCGGGGAGCCCGGCGACCTTGCCGTGATCGATGAGTTGGCCGGTCCGGTCAGCACCGTGGAATGCGCTCGCTTTCCCGATCCGCTCGCCCCGGACACGGCCGCCCGACGGGCCGGGATGGCTCCGCTCGATCCCGACACCGTCTCGGCCGCGATCACCGCGATGTCCGCCGACCACGACGTCACCTTCGTCGAGGGCGCTGGTGGTGTCCTGGTCCGACTGGCCGACGGATTGACCCTGCTCGATGTCGCGGCGGCCACCGATGCGGGTGTGCTCATCGTGGTTCCGCCGGGGCTCGGTGCACTCAACCATGCCGAGCTCACCGTCGGTGCGATCGTCGCCCGCGGCCTGCGTCCGGCCGGCCTCGTGGTCGGTTCCTGGCCTGCCGACCCCGATCTCGCGATGACCTGCAATCGCATTGACTTGCCGCGTGTCACCGGGGTGCCGATCGTCGGCGTGATCCCCGCCGGCGCGGGGGCCCTCGATCGGGCGGAATTCCGTCGCCGTGCGCCCTCGTGGATAGACACCGACTGGCTCCGACGTGAGTGCGCCCTCCCGCCGACAGCAACCTACTTTTCGTCGACAGCAACTGAATTCGCCTCGACAGCAACCGGATCCCCGCCGACAGCAACCGGATCCCCGCCGACGGCAACCGAGATTTCCGCGGCGGCACCGTCTGCCCACCCTGAATGCCCGTCCACCGAAGGAGTTCACTCGTGA
- a CDS encoding 8-amino-7-oxononanoate synthase yields the protein MTTTELPDSAITPVADGDDALAWLADEAARLRAAGLHREPVVRPPDPAMINLASNDYLGLSGHPAVVAGAHAALDTWGAGSTASRLVVGTTELHVDLEDDLADFLGFPAALAFSSGYLGNVGAITALAGRGDLIVSDTGTHASLIDGCRLSRARVVVTDRGDHAAVRAALRERTERRALVVTDSVYSIDGEPAPVAELYSAARDHGAALLVDEAHALGVRGPGGRGLVAELGLSGAPDLVVTTVLSKSLGAQGGVVLGSALLRSHLIDRARTFIFDTGLNPAAVGAARAALGLLRSDAAMPDRLRANATRLAAAIGVPDPAAAVISLVIGEPQRAVAAAAICRDRGVLVGCFRPPSVPAGTSRLRLTVRADLDGPLIHHVADVVKGALREVGIREVGER from the coding sequence ATGACCACCACCGAGCTGCCGGATTCCGCGATCACGCCGGTCGCCGACGGCGACGATGCGCTGGCGTGGCTGGCCGACGAGGCCGCTCGTCTGCGTGCCGCCGGATTGCATCGCGAACCCGTTGTGCGACCTCCTGATCCGGCGATGATCAATTTGGCCTCCAACGACTACCTGGGCCTCTCCGGCCATCCGGCCGTCGTCGCCGGTGCCCACGCCGCACTGGACACCTGGGGTGCCGGGTCGACCGCGTCGAGGCTCGTCGTCGGGACCACCGAGCTCCATGTCGACCTCGAGGACGATCTCGCCGACTTCCTCGGTTTCCCTGCTGCGCTGGCCTTCTCGTCGGGTTATCTCGGCAACGTCGGGGCGATCACCGCGCTGGCAGGCCGAGGGGACCTGATCGTCAGCGACACGGGTACGCATGCGTCGCTGATCGATGGATGCCGGCTGTCGCGGGCGCGGGTGGTGGTGACCGATCGCGGTGACCACGCCGCGGTGCGTGCGGCGCTGCGCGAGCGGACCGAACGGCGGGCCCTGGTGGTCACCGATTCGGTGTACAGCATCGACGGCGAGCCTGCCCCCGTCGCCGAGTTGTATTCGGCGGCTCGCGATCACGGCGCCGCATTGCTCGTCGACGAGGCGCACGCGCTCGGGGTGCGCGGACCGGGTGGTCGGGGACTGGTCGCCGAGCTCGGACTGTCGGGGGCTCCGGACCTGGTCGTCACGACGGTGCTGTCCAAATCGTTGGGCGCGCAGGGCGGGGTGGTGCTCGGATCGGCGTTGCTGCGTTCGCACCTGATCGATCGGGCGCGGACCTTCATCTTCGACACCGGGCTCAATCCGGCGGCGGTCGGTGCGGCGCGCGCCGCGCTCGGGCTGCTCCGTTCGGATGCGGCGATGCCGGACCGACTGCGCGCCAATGCCACCCGGCTCGCTGCCGCGATCGGTGTACCCGACCCGGCCGCTGCGGTCATCTCGTTGGTCATCGGAGAACCGCAAAGGGCGGTGGCCGCCGCCGCGATCTGTCGGGATCGCGGAGTCCTCGTGGGCTGCTTCCGCCCGCCGTCGGTGCCCGCGGGCACTTCGCGACTGCGGCTGACGGTGCGGGCCGATCTCGACGGACCGCTGATCCATCACGTCGCCGACGTGGTCAAGGGTGCGCTGCGAGAGGTCGGGATCCGAGAGGTCGGCGAGCGATGA
- a CDS encoding adenosylmethionine--8-amino-7-oxononanoate transaminase gives MDEAAISRIDAEHVWHPYGAMHAAGVDPAQPRPLVVRGAHGVRLELGDGRIVVDGMSSWWAAIHGYRHPVLDDAVTRQLGAMSHVMFGGLTHEPAARLAQLLASITPEPLQKVFFCDSGSVSVEVAVKMALQYWRSRGHGERTRLLTWRGGYHGDTFTPMSVCDPDGGMHSMWTDVLTEQLFVPAPPAAFDDDYVRVLESAVERHRDRLAAVIVEPVVQGAGGMRFHDPRYLGELRRICDRAGVLLIFDEIATGFGRTGELFAADHAGVAPDIMCLGKALTGGYLTLAATLCTPEIAAVISAGEAGGLAHGPTFMANPLACAVAVAAVELLLDSPWRERVQGIESRLRTGLTDLDGRTGIVDVRVRGAIGVVQLEGPVDIAAATAAALDEGVWVRPFRDLIYVMPPFVCTDDDIDTITRGVRAAVQACLSTDLVTGAIR, from the coding sequence GTGGACGAGGCCGCCATCAGTCGTATCGATGCCGAGCACGTCTGGCATCCGTATGGCGCGATGCATGCGGCAGGCGTCGACCCGGCGCAGCCGCGCCCACTGGTGGTGCGGGGCGCGCACGGGGTCCGGCTGGAGCTGGGCGACGGTCGCATCGTCGTCGACGGGATGAGCTCGTGGTGGGCGGCGATTCACGGCTATCGCCATCCGGTTCTGGACGACGCGGTGACCCGTCAGCTCGGGGCGATGTCACACGTGATGTTCGGTGGTCTGACCCATGAACCTGCCGCCAGGCTGGCACAGCTGCTCGCATCGATCACCCCCGAGCCGCTCCAGAAGGTCTTCTTCTGCGACTCAGGTTCGGTGTCGGTGGAGGTGGCGGTCAAGATGGCGCTGCAGTACTGGCGCAGTCGCGGCCACGGTGAGCGGACCCGGCTGCTCACGTGGCGCGGCGGCTACCACGGCGACACGTTCACCCCGATGAGCGTCTGCGACCCCGACGGCGGCATGCACTCGATGTGGACCGACGTCCTGACCGAGCAGCTCTTTGTGCCCGCGCCGCCCGCGGCGTTCGACGACGACTACGTCCGCGTTCTGGAATCCGCGGTCGAACGGCATCGCGACAGGCTGGCCGCCGTCATCGTGGAACCGGTCGTGCAGGGTGCGGGCGGGATGCGTTTCCACGATCCGCGGTACCTCGGCGAACTGCGCCGCATCTGCGACCGTGCCGGCGTCCTGCTGATCTTCGACGAGATCGCGACCGGATTCGGCCGCACCGGTGAACTGTTCGCGGCCGATCATGCCGGGGTCGCCCCGGACATCATGTGTCTGGGCAAGGCGCTGACAGGCGGATACCTGACCTTGGCGGCCACCCTGTGCACGCCTGAGATCGCCGCGGTCATCAGTGCCGGGGAAGCGGGCGGGCTCGCGCACGGGCCGACCTTCATGGCGAATCCGCTGGCGTGTGCCGTCGCGGTCGCCGCGGTGGAACTGCTGCTCGATTCCCCGTGGCGGGAACGGGTGCAGGGGATCGAGAGCCGGTTGCGGACGGGACTGACCGACCTCGACGGTCGCACGGGGATCGTCGACGTTCGGGTGCGTGGAGCCATCGGGGTCGTCCAACTCGAGGGTCCGGTGGACATCGCGGCCGCCACCGCCGCCGCCCTCGACGAGGGCGTGTGGGTCCGGCCGTTCCGGGATCTCATCTACGTGATGCCGCCGTTCGTGTGCACCGACGACGACATCGACACCATCACCCGCGGGGTCCGCGCCGCCGTGCAGGCATGTCTGTCCACCGATCTCGTCACGGGAGCCATCCGATGA